The following are encoded in a window of Chryseobacterium sp. genomic DNA:
- a CDS encoding nucleoid-associated protein, whose translation MISRIIIHKVGNKINQEALVLSQEDYRPEEEMKEILEDYFLKSFKSEEHFRFYSDTYLVNNPVYSSVSEIFEDPSKFVYESENIAQHLYDITENPRVQTGELFIVYFEGEENADGNKIDSIGIFKTENKSPFLKIFPNGDAFDVEKDYGIGLSKLDKGALIYNSGKDTGFAVKVVDNNKNGDMYYWFEDFLKVRQRDDEYFHTQETLAVYKEYITKQLPQEFETTKADQADFLNKSINFFKEREVFDYDQFTKEVLEDDNVIESFGNFKSEYEQDMQVSIAEDFAINEAAVKKQSRSYKSVIKLDKNFHIYVHGDRKLIETGQDEKGKYYRLYFEEEQ comes from the coding sequence ATGATATCCAGGATAATTATACATAAGGTAGGAAACAAAATCAATCAGGAAGCCCTTGTGCTTTCGCAGGAAGATTATAGACCGGAAGAGGAAATGAAGGAAATCCTGGAAGATTATTTCCTGAAATCCTTTAAATCTGAAGAGCATTTCCGCTTTTACAGTGATACTTATCTGGTAAATAATCCGGTTTACAGCTCAGTTTCTGAAATTTTTGAAGACCCTTCGAAATTCGTTTACGAATCCGAGAATATCGCCCAGCATCTGTATGACATCACAGAAAATCCCAGGGTACAGACGGGCGAACTTTTTATTGTCTATTTTGAAGGTGAGGAAAATGCAGATGGTAATAAAATAGATTCGATCGGAATATTTAAGACCGAAAACAAAAGTCCTTTCCTGAAAATCTTCCCGAACGGTGATGCATTCGACGTTGAGAAAGATTACGGTATTGGGCTGTCCAAACTTGATAAGGGCGCGCTGATCTATAATTCCGGAAAAGACACCGGGTTTGCCGTGAAGGTCGTGGATAATAACAAAAACGGCGATATGTATTACTGGTTTGAGGACTTTTTGAAGGTCAGACAGCGCGATGATGAATACTTTCATACCCAGGAAACACTTGCCGTTTATAAAGAATATATCACGAAACAGCTGCCGCAGGAGTTTGAAACTACCAAAGCCGATCAGGCAGATTTCCTTAACAAATCAATTAACTTTTTTAAGGAGAGGGAAGTGTTTGATTATGACCAGTTTACAAAAGAGGTGCTGGAAGATGACAATGTTATTGAAAGTTTTGGTAATTTTAAATCGGAATACGAACAGGATATGCAGGTGTCCATTGCTGAAGATTTTGCCATTAATGAAGCGGCTGTTAAGAAGCAAAGCCGCAGTTATAAAAGTGTGATCAAACTGGACAAGAACTTTCATATTTATGTTCATGGCGACCGTAAGCTTATTGAAACCGGTCAGGATGAGAAGGGAAAGTATTACAGACTCTATTTTGAAGAAGAGCAGTAG
- a CDS encoding ATP-binding protein: MNFIDCHQEMIHISGHVQDFGYLLGLEADTKGIKFYSQNLTQLFPIDEAVFGKTLEQKQEVFEPLLSSPVLSSLDIAGMTDTDVLLDKFEVAGAHYHLTIYRYNGVVYLEMEPIIEFFKQRSFVSKKYERIHNAVDSAGIWRELLSSVSEAIDYDRVMIYRFLEDGSGKVIAEKIKDGVESFMHLHYPESDIPRQARELYLKKRKRIFSDVYSEPVPIISKDPEPIDLTYSSVRAMSPVHGQYLKNTGVASSFSTSIIINNKLWGMVTCQNLEPKHIDLVNRIRAEVFTVMAANAYTSYKSAQMLSDSIELENKIGSLKSRLMACDSLEDSLFSNIDEMRRYPDADGLAVIVHDHIRTSGEVPSDRDILQIVKYARENPLKNFYSTNDFSDSEQGNLGNLENAAGVMFGFTDDKRNELLIWFRKEIDTQILWAGNPSKQMETVVKDGIEQMVISPRKSFATYIQDIKGKSRPWKNKDVFAAKKVVATILETTYSQFRRVQELNRELKNLNEELDSFSYTISHDLGTPLTVMKLNAQLLEKSHGKNPDVKKRVTSILDEIMGMELMMRGVLDLSRAKSAQIAVEEVETRSLIEKICYDVKLTLNCPETEITVHECPTVMADKIMLIQVFLNIIGNAVKYSSKTDKPRVLINGKVVDDTVVYTVKDNGIGIAEEDQEHMFRIFHRMSNSKGFHGNGVGLSIVYRIMSRLGGLITFDSVENEGTSFHLTFLKPPGKA, from the coding sequence ATGAATTTTATTGACTGCCACCAAGAAATGATCCACATTTCAGGTCATGTACAGGATTTCGGTTACCTGCTCGGTCTGGAAGCAGATACCAAAGGAATCAAATTTTACAGTCAGAATTTAACTCAGCTCTTTCCTATAGATGAGGCTGTGTTTGGTAAAACACTTGAGCAGAAACAGGAAGTTTTTGAACCATTGCTTTCTTCACCTGTGCTTTCATCGCTGGACATCGCTGGAATGACTGATACAGATGTCCTTTTGGATAAATTTGAGGTTGCGGGTGCTCATTATCATCTTACCATTTACCGCTACAATGGCGTGGTATATCTGGAGATGGAGCCCATAATCGAGTTTTTTAAACAGAGGAGTTTTGTTTCCAAAAAATACGAACGCATTCATAATGCCGTTGATTCCGCCGGAATTTGGCGCGAATTGCTGTCATCTGTGTCAGAAGCCATAGATTACGACCGTGTGATGATTTACCGCTTCCTGGAAGACGGCAGCGGGAAAGTTATTGCCGAGAAAATAAAGGACGGTGTTGAGAGTTTCATGCACCTGCATTATCCGGAATCAGACATTCCACGCCAGGCAAGGGAACTTTATCTGAAGAAAAGAAAGCGTATTTTCAGTGATGTCTATTCGGAGCCGGTGCCCATCATCAGTAAGGATCCGGAACCGATAGATCTTACCTATTCTTCAGTGCGCGCCATGTCGCCTGTACATGGGCAATACCTGAAAAATACAGGTGTGGCCTCCAGCTTCAGCACTTCAATCATTATCAATAACAAGTTATGGGGCATGGTTACCTGCCAGAATTTGGAGCCCAAGCATATAGATCTGGTAAACAGGATACGTGCAGAAGTTTTCACCGTGATGGCAGCAAATGCGTATACTTCTTATAAATCTGCGCAGATGCTGTCGGACAGCATAGAGCTGGAAAACAAGATCGGCAGCCTTAAAAGCAGGCTGATGGCTTGTGACAGTCTGGAGGATTCGCTCTTCAGCAATATAGATGAAATGCGGAGGTATCCCGATGCGGATGGTCTGGCAGTTATTGTACACGACCATATCCGAACTTCCGGTGAAGTCCCGTCAGACAGGGATATTTTGCAGATCGTAAAATATGCGCGCGAAAATCCATTGAAAAACTTTTATTCCACCAACGATTTTTCCGATTCGGAACAGGGAAATCTCGGTAATCTGGAGAATGCGGCCGGTGTGATGTTCGGGTTTACGGATGACAAGCGTAATGAGCTTCTTATCTGGTTCCGCAAAGAAATCGATACCCAAATCCTTTGGGCAGGTAATCCGTCCAAACAGATGGAAACGGTAGTGAAAGACGGCATAGAGCAAATGGTTATATCGCCACGAAAGTCATTCGCCACTTATATTCAGGATATAAAAGGTAAATCCCGCCCCTGGAAGAACAAAGATGTGTTTGCGGCCAAAAAAGTGGTTGCCACAATCCTGGAAACAACTTATTCGCAATTCAGACGTGTACAGGAACTTAACCGCGAACTGAAGAATCTGAATGAAGAACTGGATAGTTTTTCATACACGATCTCTCACGACCTGGGCACCCCGCTTACTGTTATGAAGTTGAATGCACAGCTTCTGGAAAAGTCGCATGGTAAGAACCCCGATGTGAAGAAACGTGTCACCAGTATACTGGATGAAATTATGGGAATGGAACTTATGATGAGGGGAGTTCTGGACCTGAGCCGGGCAAAGTCTGCACAGATAGCCGTAGAGGAAGTGGAAACTCGCTCACTGATAGAAAAGATATGTTATGACGTGAAGCTTACGCTGAATTGCCCTGAAACTGAGATTACAGTCCATGAATGTCCAACTGTTATGGCTGATAAGATTATGCTGATCCAGGTATTTCTGAATATCATAGGAAATGCAGTGAAATATTCCAGTAAAACAGATAAGCCCCGGGTCCTGATTAACGGCAAGGTGGTGGACGACACGGTAGTGTATACGGTGAAGGATAATGGCATCGGAATCGCCGAAGAGGATCAAGAGCATATGTTCAGAATTTTCCACCGTATGAGTAATTCCAAAGGATTTCACGGTAATGGAGTAGGACTCTCCATCGTTTATCGCATTATGAGCAGGTTAGGAGGGTTGATCACTTTCGACAGTGTGGAAAATGAGGGAACCTCTTTCCACCTTACCTTTTTAAAACCACCGGGAAAAGCATGA
- a CDS encoding biliverdin-producing heme oxygenase, giving the protein MIADILKHQTKELHDSVELKFNSSKIFQDDYTSDDYRKLLTFNYIFLKTFEQPVFRLLSEKYGDMLMLRHRRKLHLFDLEREDVISSGDDIHEIEVNCEAEALGILYVMEGSTLGGTMIAKKLEGNPHFSDKTFPYFRCYGERTGSMWKNFRFVLNDVVREEEHDQVLIGAEKAYHFLLGLPD; this is encoded by the coding sequence ATGATAGCAGATATCTTAAAGCATCAAACCAAGGAGCTTCATGACAGTGTGGAGCTGAAATTCAACTCCTCTAAAATCTTTCAGGATGATTACACATCGGACGATTACAGGAAGCTGCTTACTTTCAATTATATTTTTCTAAAAACTTTTGAGCAACCAGTTTTCCGCTTACTTTCTGAGAAATATGGCGACATGCTGATGCTCCGGCACCGGCGAAAACTGCACCTTTTTGATCTGGAAAGGGAAGACGTGATTTCTTCAGGCGACGACATCCATGAAATTGAGGTCAATTGTGAAGCGGAAGCATTGGGAATTCTTTACGTGATGGAAGGTTCCACGCTCGGTGGTACGATGATCGCTAAGAAACTGGAAGGGAATCCGCATTTTTCAGACAAAACCTTCCCGTACTTTCGCTGCTACGGCGAACGTACAGGCTCTATGTGGAAAAACTTTAGATTTGTTTTAAATGATGTTGTTCGCGAAGAGGAACATGACCAGGTTCTGATAGGTGCAGAGAAAGCATACCATTTCCTGCTTGGACTGCCGGATTAA
- a CDS encoding DNA-formamidopyrimidine glycosylase family protein, with product MPEGPTILNLRNKLNRFRKKTVTEAGGYGDMDKTGIEGQQLLDIDSYGKNFIFVFRDFFVTVHLGLFGSMLINKRKKSNASFYLHFDDAQINFYIANTKRIEGKPQDHFNYRTDILKDNYDGELVLSTVQDKYKERMIGDVLMEQEIFAGVGNIIRIESLYRAKIHPASLVKDIPEKKLVFLIETVVNYAFEFLEQSDTVKEKTLIYGRKICPKDKRELIIEEMGKVKRKTYVCPKCQKMYS from the coding sequence ATGCCTGAAGGACCTACCATTTTAAACCTGAGGAATAAACTGAACCGTTTCCGCAAAAAAACTGTTACCGAAGCAGGCGGTTACGGCGATATGGATAAAACCGGTATTGAAGGTCAGCAGTTACTTGACATTGATTCCTACGGAAAGAACTTTATTTTTGTTTTCAGGGATTTCTTTGTAACCGTACATCTGGGTCTGTTTGGAAGCATGCTCATTAACAAGCGCAAGAAGTCTAATGCAAGTTTTTACCTTCATTTTGATGATGCGCAGATTAATTTTTACATAGCGAATACTAAAAGAATAGAAGGAAAACCGCAGGATCACTTTAATTACCGGACAGATATCCTTAAGGATAATTATGACGGCGAATTGGTGCTGAGCACGGTTCAGGATAAATATAAAGAGAGAATGATCGGAGATGTGCTCATGGAACAGGAAATATTTGCCGGTGTGGGCAATATTATCCGGATTGAATCTTTGTACAGAGCCAAGATTCATCCTGCAAGCCTGGTGAAAGATATCCCGGAGAAAAAACTGGTTTTCCTTATTGAGACGGTGGTTAATTACGCATTTGAGTTTTTGGAACAGTCCGATACGGTAAAGGAAAAAACCCTCATATATGGACGCAAAATTTGCCCCAAAGACAAGCGTGAACTTATTATTGAGGAAATGGGGAAGGTTAAGCGAAAAACATATGTTTGTCCCAAATGCCAGAAAATGTATTCATAA
- the cysK gene encoding cysteine synthase A, whose translation MKLNNVLEAIGNTPTVKLNTIFDSRAEIWMKLEKQNPGGSIKDRIALAMIEKAEREGKITKDTLIVEPTSGNTGVGLAMVCAVKGYQLVLVMPESMSVERRKLMSSYGAKFVLTPREQGTSGAVKKAAEMAVELDNVWIPQQFENDANPEIHAATTAREILEDFPEGFDYLITGVGTGGHISGVSAVLKKKFPNLKSFAVEPMDSAVISGGKPGPHPLQGIGAGFVPAVLNTDILDGTISVEKEEAFEFTKRLAREEGILAGISTGSSLAAISKQLSEIPEGSRILTFNYDTGERYWSVEGLFEESVFQY comes from the coding sequence ATGAAACTGAATAATGTACTGGAAGCCATTGGAAATACTCCAACAGTAAAGCTTAACACTATTTTTGATAGCAGGGCCGAGATATGGATGAAGCTTGAAAAGCAGAATCCGGGCGGCAGCATAAAGGACCGGATCGCTCTGGCGATGATTGAGAAAGCCGAGAGGGAAGGTAAAATAACAAAGGACACCCTCATTGTAGAACCTACATCCGGAAATACTGGAGTGGGACTGGCTATGGTTTGTGCGGTGAAGGGTTATCAACTGGTGCTTGTAATGCCTGAAAGCATGAGTGTGGAACGGCGGAAACTCATGTCATCGTATGGTGCGAAGTTCGTACTAACACCGCGCGAGCAGGGAACTTCCGGCGCTGTAAAGAAGGCTGCGGAAATGGCTGTAGAACTTGATAATGTCTGGATACCGCAACAGTTTGAAAATGATGCCAATCCGGAAATTCATGCAGCAACTACCGCCAGGGAAATCCTGGAAGATTTCCCGGAAGGATTCGACTACTTAATTACGGGAGTAGGCACTGGCGGTCATATTTCAGGTGTTAGTGCTGTTTTAAAGAAAAAGTTCCCCAACCTGAAAAGTTTTGCGGTGGAACCTATGGACTCAGCTGTGATATCAGGCGGGAAACCCGGTCCCCATCCGCTTCAGGGAATTGGAGCCGGTTTTGTACCGGCGGTGCTGAATACCGACATCCTGGACGGAACAATTTCTGTTGAAAAGGAGGAAGCTTTTGAATTTACAAAACGGCTGGCCCGCGAAGAAGGTATACTGGCTGGGATTTCAACTGGGTCATCGCTGGCGGCAATAAGTAAGCAACTCAGCGAAATTCCGGAGGGTTCCAGAATTCTAACCTTCAATTATGATACCGGCGAAAGATATTGGTCCGTAGAAGGACTTTTTGAAGAGTCTGTATTCCAATATTAA